The following are encoded in a window of Limibacter armeniacum genomic DNA:
- the thiC gene encoding phosphomethylpyrimidine synthase ThiC has product MSKDRIPSSQTITRDPFPASKKVYVKGTIHDIKVAMREISLEDSVTFLANGKKKTEPNPAVTVYDTSGPYTDPNISIDVRKGLNKLRKAWITDREDVEELQGISSRYGKERLDDSSLDSLRFEYLSKPLRAKQGVNVTQMHYAKKGIITPEMEYVAIRENQRLEEIKEISQQHQGNSFGAFTPRGPITPEFVRNEIAAGRAIIPNNINHPETEPMIIGRNFLVKINANIGNSVTTSSIEEEVEKAVWATRWGADTIMDLSTGKNIHETREWVIRNASVPVGTVPIYQALEKVNGKAEDLTWELFRDTLIEQAEQGVDYFTIHAGVRLAYIPLTAKRVTGIVSRGGSIMAKWCLAHHKENFLYTHFEEICEIMKAYDVAFSLGDGLRPGSIADANDAAQFAELETLGELTKIAWKHDIQVMIEGPGHVPMHMIKENMDKQLADCFEAPFYTLGPLTTDIAPGYDHITSAIGAAQIGWYGTAMLCYVTPKEHLGLPNKEDVKVGVITYKIAAHAADLAKGHPGTQYRDDALSKARFEFRWRDQFNLSLDPTTAASYHDETLPAEGAKLAHFCSMCGPHFCSMKITQEVRDYAEQNNLNTQEAIEKGMQDKSEEFIDQGGKIYS; this is encoded by the coding sequence ATGAGCAAAGATCGTATCCCGTCTTCTCAGACGATTACACGTGATCCATTCCCAGCTTCCAAAAAAGTGTATGTAAAAGGCACAATACATGACATCAAGGTGGCCATGAGAGAGATTTCTTTGGAAGATTCTGTGACATTCTTAGCAAATGGAAAGAAAAAAACCGAACCCAACCCTGCTGTTACAGTATACGACACAAGCGGCCCTTACACAGACCCAAATATCTCCATAGATGTAAGAAAAGGGCTGAACAAGTTACGTAAAGCATGGATCACAGACAGAGAAGATGTGGAGGAATTACAGGGTATCTCTTCCCGTTACGGAAAAGAACGTTTGGATGATTCTTCTCTTGACAGTTTAAGGTTTGAGTACCTTTCCAAACCGCTAAGAGCCAAGCAAGGAGTTAACGTAACCCAAATGCATTATGCAAAAAAAGGCATTATTACTCCTGAAATGGAATATGTAGCCATCAGAGAAAACCAGCGTCTGGAAGAAATCAAGGAAATCAGCCAACAACATCAAGGAAACAGTTTTGGGGCATTTACACCAAGAGGACCTATTACCCCTGAGTTTGTCAGAAACGAGATTGCTGCCGGAAGGGCCATTATTCCAAACAATATCAACCACCCTGAAACAGAGCCTATGATCATTGGCAGAAACTTTTTGGTCAAGATCAATGCAAACATTGGTAACTCTGTCACGACTTCAAGCATTGAGGAAGAAGTTGAAAAGGCCGTTTGGGCAACTAGATGGGGCGCAGATACTATTATGGATTTGTCTACAGGAAAAAATATCCACGAGACAAGGGAATGGGTCATTCGAAATGCTTCCGTTCCTGTTGGAACAGTGCCTATCTATCAGGCACTTGAAAAGGTTAACGGCAAAGCTGAAGACCTGACTTGGGAGCTGTTCAGAGATACACTGATAGAGCAGGCTGAGCAAGGTGTAGATTATTTCACCATCCACGCAGGAGTCCGTCTGGCTTACATTCCTCTGACAGCCAAGAGAGTTACAGGCATTGTATCACGTGGTGGCTCCATCATGGCAAAGTGGTGTTTGGCACACCATAAAGAGAACTTCCTGTATACCCACTTTGAGGAAATTTGTGAGATCATGAAAGCTTACGATGTGGCATTCTCTTTAGGTGATGGCTTACGTCCAGGGTCAATCGCTGATGCCAATGATGCTGCCCAATTTGCAGAACTTGAGACCTTAGGTGAACTAACCAAAATTGCATGGAAACATGACATTCAGGTTATGATTGAAGGTCCTGGTCACGTACCGATGCATATGATTAAAGAGAATATGGACAAACAATTGGCAGATTGTTTTGAAGCGCCATTCTATACGTTAGGTCCTTTGACAACCGATATAGCACCAGGATACGACCATATCACTTCAGCTATTGGCGCAGCCCAAATTGGTTGGTACGGCACTGCCATGCTTTGCTATGTAACTCCTAAAGAGCATCTAGGTTTGCCTAACAAAGAAGATGTAAAAGTTGGGGTAATTACTTATAAGATCGCTGCCCATGCTGCCGACCTAGCCAAAGGACATCCGGGAACTCAGTACCGTGATGATGCATTGAGCAAAGCACGCTTTGAATTCCGTTGGAGAGATCAGTTCAACCTGTCACTAGATCCAACGACAGCAGCATCATACCATGATGAAACACTTCCTGCCGAAGGTGCCAAACTGGCTCACTTCTGTTCTATGTGTGGTCCCCACTTTTGTTCGATGAAAATCACGCAGGAGGTAAGGGATTATGCAGAACAAAATAACCTCAACACGCAAGAGGCTATTGAAAAAGGAATGCAGGATAAGTCCGAAGAGTTTATTGACCAAGGAGGGAAAATTTATTCCTGA